In Gossypium arboreum isolate Shixiya-1 chromosome 6, ASM2569848v2, whole genome shotgun sequence, the following are encoded in one genomic region:
- the LOC108484329 gene encoding proteasome subunit beta type-3-A-like, with the protein MQIFEYNGSALVAMVGKNCFAIASDRRLGVQLQTIATDFQRISKIHDRLFLGLSGLATDAQTLYQRLVFRHKLYQLREERDMKPETFANLVSAILYEKRFGPYFCQPVIAGLGDEDKPFICTMDSIGAKELAKDFVVAGTASESLYGSCESMFKENMEPEELFETVSQALLASVDRDCLSGWGGHVYVVTPTEVKERILKGRMD; encoded by the exons ATGCAGATCTTCGAGTATAATGGGAGTGCCCTTGTAGCCATGGTAGGTAAGAACTGCTTCGCTATCGCCAGTGATCGGAGACTCGGAGTTCAACTCCAAACAATCGCCACCGATTTCCAGAGGATTTCAAAAATCCACGATCGACTCTTTCTAGGCCTCTCTGGCCTCGCCACCGATGCTCAGACCTT gtaTCAGAGGCTTGTGTTTCGGCACAAGTTATATCAGCTAAGAGAAGAGAGGGACATGAAACCTGAGACTTTTGCTAACCTTGTTTCTGCTATTCTTTACGAGAAAAG GTTTGGTCCATACTTCTGCCAACCAGTAATTGCTGGATTGGGAGATGAAGACAAGCCCTTCATTTGCACCATGGATTCCATTGGAGCCAA GGAGCTGGCAAAAGATTTTGTTGTAGCTGGCACTGCCTCAGAGTCTCTTTATGGTTCCTGCGAGTCTATGTTCAAGGAGAACATG GAACCTGAGGAATTGTTTGAAACGGTCTCCCAAGCTCTCCTTGCATCAGTAGATCGTGACTGTTTGAGTGGGTGGGGAGGGCATGTGTATGTtgt AACACCTACAGAAGTAAAGGAAAGGATTTTGAAAGGAAGGATGGATTGA
- the LOC108485902 gene encoding E3 ubiquitin ligase BIG BROTHER-related: MENKDAKQSSKRVPFTQLDQVNSDFAMAVALQEQERAFSMLESIESEDSEEYNSESSYEEGNVNDYEYFEGLEAGGDLEFLEGQGSNNDEDMEDDDFEDDDDEEDDGIDPDDLSYEELIALGEIIGVEKRGLSPNEISSCLVRCNFRSDECKTGIDRCVICQVEYEEDEGVVALPNCEHPYHSECITKWLQVKKICPVCSTEISSPKN; the protein is encoded by the coding sequence ATGGAAAACAAGGATGCAAAACAATCATCAAAGAGGGTGCCTTTCACCCAACTCGATCAAGTCAATTCGGATTTCGCCATGGCGGTGGCATTGCAAGAACAAGAAAGGGCATTCTCGATGCTCGAGAGCATCGAAAGTGAGGACAGCGAAGAGTACAATAGCGAGTCATCCTATGAGGAAGGCAATGTTAATGATTACGAATATTTCGAAGGCCTCGAAGCCGGAGGTGACCTAGAGTTCCTTGAAGGCCAAGGTAGCAACAATGATGAAGATATGGAGGACGATGACTtcgaagatgatgatgatgaggagGATGATGGGATAGATCCAGACGATTTATCTTACGAAGAGTTAATTGCTTTAGGAGAGATTATAGGAGTGGAGAAAAGAGGACTATCCCCAAACGAAATTTCATCGTGTTTGGTTCGATGTAATTTCCGATCCGATGAGTGTAAAACTGGGATCGATCGGTGCGTAATTTGTCAAGTCGAATACGAAGAAGACGAAGGAGTAGTTGCTCTTCCGAATTGTGAACATCCATATCACTCGGAGTGCATAACTAAATGGCTTCAAGTTAAGAAGATTTGCCCCGTTTGCAGCACTGAAATTTCATCCCCCAAGAATTAA